ACGAACATGCCGAGCCTGAGGAGCATATCCTGATTCTTTACCAGTGCGCGCACCTTGATGGTCCTGCTCTCTTCGTCCACTCGCGGGGAAACGAACGTGATCCGCCCGTTGAATACACGCCCCGCGAAGGCATCCGCACGCACCTCTATCGATCTCTGCCTTCCCAAAACAGCGATGTCCCGTTCATAGACATCGAATACCGCTGCAAATTCGTTCATGTCCGCGATGATGTGTATCATCGTCAATCGATCGACCGGATTATTGTCTTTCGCGTACGAGGAGAGGATGACACCCGAAATGGGTGATGGGATATCAAGCGCTGACGAACCATCGGAAGGCGTCAGCGTGCAGAGAATATCCCCCGCGCGTACCGATGTGCCGACATCGGCGAAGCACTGTTTTATTATCCCTGCCCGGGGCGAGGTGACCGTCGCCGTCGACTGCGGTTCGGAGAGTATTCGTCCCGAAACGGTGGTCGAGCGTTCAAAGATGCCGCGTCTGACCGGAACGTAGGTGAATGACAGCATTGCTGCTGCGCGGGGAGAAACGGATATCGATCCGCTGTGTTCGTCATCATGCGCATCGCCGCCGGGGTGATCATCATGTTCGTCCCCATGGCCTTTTTCATCGCCATGCGAGTCGCTGTCCGTGTGCTCTTTCTCGTGCACAGTTTGTCCGCTCGTGATGACCCGGGATACGATGAACCCGCACATGAGCCCGATCGCGAGCGCGGCGCACGAGATGATCATCGTGGTGCGAAGCGGGAACGTTTCGGGGATGACGATCGATCCGATCATCGAGCGCAATCTGACGATTATCTTCTTCATAAATATTCCTTCGTCCGTAATGATGTATGCAGCGCGCGCTCGAGTTCGGCCAGGGTGACGTCGTAATCGAATATCCCCTGATAGAACCGAAGGCGCGCCTCGTTCGCCGTTTTGATATACGAGAGATAGTGATACAGATCGATCCTGTTCTCATTGTATCGTATCGATGCCGCGGTGATGAGCTCCTGCGCCTCCGTCATCCCGTTGCGTACGGTCTCAAGGTTCTGCCGGGCGCTCGATGCATTAAGATATGCGCGATGAACATCGAACAGAGCCTGCCGCCGTGCGTGCGCAAGGGATATCTCCGCAGCGGTCCGGTCTCCCGCGCTCTGCGCAATGGACTTTGCATTGAAGTCCCAGAGGGGCAGTGTTGCACCGAAAATGACGGCCGTTTCCGTTCCTGTTCTCCTGATCCCCGCGAATGGCGCGGGAAGTATCTGCAGCAGTTCTTTCCAGAACGATTTCTCTGCCGCGCCATGGGTGAGCGCATGCTGCCGTATCGATGGATGCCTGTGCAGTGCGATATTGGTCAGCCGATCGAGCTCGGGCAGCCGTTCTGTTTCTGTGATCGTCTCATCCAGGTCGAGCGTTCTTTCAAGAGACACCCCGATGAGCATGTTCAGCTCGGAGCGGGCGATCTTTTCGCGGCTTACGGCCCCGATATGCTCCTGCTGCGCCCGTCGCAACTCGATAGCGGATGCAAGCACATCGCTTCGCGATATTTTTCCGGTCTGATAATGCATCTGCATCCGCGCGGCGAGTTGGCGGAAGAGCTCGACGTTCTCGCGAGCCACGCCGATCTCTTTTCCCGTGATAATGACCGATGCGTATGCCCGTCTGAGATCGGTATATAACTCTCCCCGATATTTCTGCACGATCGCTTCTTCAATGCCGAGTTGGTCGAACGCGATGAGCGTGTCGATGCCGAATATTCCGCTCAGCGACAAAGCCTGCCGCACCTCGATCGAACCGACCGCGGGATCGCCGGCAAGCAGCGTCGGGAATTCGATCTCGAGTTCCGGGCGCGGCAGCCCCGAAAAAAAAGAAGCGATCGCGCCGACGCGAGCCGCATCGATTTTTGCCTTTTGTATCATGATGGACGAGTTGCTGGCAAGCCCCATCTTCCAGATGTCATCGAATTGCATCGGCTCTCTGCCGTTTATATGGTGAGCCGTAAGCAGCACGGCCAGAGCGGCGAACGTTGCTGTGCTGAATTTTCTATATTTCATAACGCCTCGAATGGAGATACATGTCCGGGGATCTAGCAATGCTTTCAGAAAAGCATTCAGACGATCGGTATGCCGGCAGAATACGCGCGGTACGTCTCGTCTGCCGGCGATCGATACGCCGACTGATCAGAATGTGACAGGGGCTATCTGTTCGGGGGTCTGAATATCCGGGTGCCGATATCTACCGTTGAAAACGACGGCTGAGCGGACGAAATACGGCATTCGTCCGGTATCGGGACAGTGGTACAATCATTTTCGGGTTTTGCTGCTTTTCCATGCGTACACGAACAGATACATGCGGAGTCACATGAGGATTGCTGGTGAACAGCGTGGCACTCTGAAAACAGCGGCGCGGATAGATAGAACGCCGAGATGGCGGCAATGGCACAGAAAGCGACTCTGCTCATGGTGGATAGTATAACAATTATTCGTGTGAAATGTCAAATCCGAAATACTGTCCCCGGGAGCAGACACGTGACACCTCCGCTGGTTGCGGTTTTTTACGCCGCGTATACAATCCATCGCAATGAACCAGAACGTCCGTTTTCGCACATTGCCGTCGTGGCTCAGTTCACGTGAACACTATCACCCAAGGCGCGATCATTCCCTCTATATCGATAAGACAATACTCGCCGTCATCGGCGTGCTTGCCCGCATACGCTCCACGCGCAGTTCCGTCGGCGTGCTCGGGACCGTGCATCCGGTGCTTAAGATCATCGGCACGGTGCTCCTGCTGCTGCTCGTGTCCATGACGCGAAGCGTGCTCTTCATCGAGCTTGCGGCTGCGACCGTGCTTTTTGCACTGAGCTCGCTTGCCCCGCGTGCGGCGGTGCGGGCGCTCTCCGTAAGCATCATCGCCGCGCTTTTCGCTTTCGTGATCACCGCACCGTCGATACTGCAGGGGATGTGCGCCACGGACGGCGCAACTGGCGGCGGCCATGGATGGCCAATGCCGCCACGGGGCAACGGGTATCTGCTTGCGGTTAAGGTGGGGCTTTCCGCCGCCATGGTCAATGTGCTCGCGTTCACGACGACGTGGCATCGCATGACAGGTGCGCTCAAGATGTTCTTCGTGTCCGATGTTTTCATCCTCATCTTCGATATTGCCATGCGTTATATCTATCTCCTCGGCGAGTTCTCGCTCGATATGCTCTATGCGTTGAAGCTCCGCTCCGTGGGAAGGAATGTCCGGAAGCACCGCTCGCTCGTGCAGATGCTCGGCTCGCTTTTTCTTAAGTCGAAGGATATGGCCGAAGCGATGTACGGCGCCATGGAATGCCGCGGTTTCAGCG
The sequence above is a segment of the Spirochaetota bacterium genome. Coding sequences within it:
- a CDS encoding efflux RND transporter periplasmic adaptor subunit; the encoded protein is MKKIIVRLRSMIGSIVIPETFPLRTTMIISCAALAIGLMCGFIVSRVITSGQTVHEKEHTDSDSHGDEKGHGDEHDDHPGGDAHDDEHSGSISVSPRAAAMLSFTYVPVRRGIFERSTTVSGRILSEPQSTATVTSPRAGIIKQCFADVGTSVRAGDILCTLTPSDGSSALDIPSPISGVILSSYAKDNNPVDRLTMIHIIADMNEFAAVFDVYERDIAVLGRQRSIEVRADAFAGRVFNGRITFVSPRVDEESRTIKVRALVKNQDMLLRLGMFVSGTVRSPAGIRLLVPEEAIQEAGDKRIVFVRSESNEFTPVAVTVQEISSGVAAVSGELTPGQSVVTAGAPYLRGEFLKGELVDEHKH
- a CDS encoding TolC family protein, whose amino-acid sequence is MKYRKFSTATFAALAVLLTAHHINGREPMQFDDIWKMGLASNSSIMIQKAKIDAARVGAIASFFSGLPRPELEIEFPTLLAGDPAVGSIEVRQALSLSGIFGIDTLIAFDQLGIEEAIVQKYRGELYTDLRRAYASVIITGKEIGVARENVELFRQLAARMQMHYQTGKISRSDVLASAIELRRAQQEHIGAVSREKIARSELNMLIGVSLERTLDLDETITETERLPELDRLTNIALHRHPSIRQHALTHGAAEKSFWKELLQILPAPFAGIRRTGTETAVIFGATLPLWDFNAKSIAQSAGDRTAAEISLAHARRQALFDVHRAYLNASSARQNLETVRNGMTEAQELITAASIRYNENRIDLYHYLSYIKTANEARLRFYQGIFDYDVTLAELERALHTSLRTKEYL
- a CDS encoding energy-coupling factor transporter transmembrane component T, which encodes MNQNVRFRTLPSWLSSREHYHPRRDHSLYIDKTILAVIGVLARIRSTRSSVGVLGTVHPVLKIIGTVLLLLLVSMTRSVLFIELAAATVLFALSSLAPRAAVRALSVSIIAALFAFVITAPSILQGMCATDGATGGGHGWPMPPRGNGYLLAVKVGLSAAMVNVLAFTTTWHRMTGALKMFFVSDVFILIFDIAMRYIYLLGEFSLDMLYALKLRSVGRNVRKHRSLVQMLGSLFLKSKDMAEAMYGAMECRGFSGQYKRVRVKHNIGADLIYSTLHLVLIAAFLLLR